CGAGAGATGCGGTCAGGAGTCATGATTTAGGCGCCGAAAAGGAAAAGGGCGGCTTGCGGCCGCCCCGGATTAATTTCGGGAAGATCCGAAGAATCGCAGCAAAAAGAGAAACAGGTTGATGAAATCCAGGTACAGGGTCAGCGCGCCAAGGATGGTGCCGCGGCGGACGGCCACGGTGTCGTCCATGGGCGCGGATTCGCCCATCACTTTGAGCTTCTGGGTGTCGTAGGCGGTGAGGCCGGTGAAGATGAGCACGCCGATGCCGCTGATGACGAAATCAAGGGCGGAGCTGGCCATGAAGATGTTTACGATGGAGGCGATGATGATGCCGATGAGGCCCATGAACAAAAAGCTGCCCCAGCCGGTCAGGTCCTTTTTGGTGGTGGCGCCGTAGACGCTCATGGCCGCGAACATGCCGGTGCAGACGATGAAGGCCTTGAAGATGGAGGCTGCCGTGTAGACCATGAGAATGGACGACAGCGTGGCACCGTTCAAGGCACTGTAAAGCAGAAAAAGCCCCGTGGCGGTAAAGGCGGACATGCGATGCACGGCCCCGGATATGGCCAGGACCAGGCCGAACTGGGCAATGATCAGGCCCCAGAAAATGATGGGGTTGGCAAAGATGGCCTGGGCAATGGCGGGCGTGGTGGCCACGGCATAGGCAACCACGGCGGTCAGCCCCAGCCCCAGGCTCATCCAATTGTAGACCCCGCGCAGAAAAAGGTTGGTCGCCTGCACATCGGTGCGGGTCTGGGAAACAGTCTGGAAATTCATTGTTCCTCCACGTTATTATTATGTTTTTTGCTATTGATGGGCTTTGGCAGAGCAGGATATTTTGAAATTTCAAGAGAGAGGCGCGTCCTGATGCCTTATAAACTAAAAATCAGCCCCTTCTGATTTAGGTCATCTGGGGCGCAAGTCAAGGATGGGCGGAGTCCGGCCCAAAAATGGGTCCGAACTGACAAATTTTGTCAGCCTGGGCTTGCGTGCGTGCCGGTTTGCCTGTTCCGGCAGCCATTGCAACACACAAATTCCCTCCCCAACAAAAAAAGTCCCCCCCCGCACCATAGCGGTCATCCCCGCGAAGGCGGGGATCCATGCCTTTGCCAACCGGCTGAAAAAGATGGATTTCGCGCCATCGCCCGACATGGCCCGCCTTCGCGGGAATGACTTTGGGTCGGGTCGCCTAGCTGTTGCCCACGCCGTCTGGCAAAGACAAAACAAATAAAATGACAACTTGGCACGGATAGTGATAGTTGCCCCTCACAAGCATGGATATTTCAACCCAACTTTATTGGAGGATTGTATGAACCGGTTCAGAAAGAATGAAAAAGGCTTTACCCTGGTCGAACTTTTGATCGTCGTGGCGATCATCGGTATTTTGGCAGCGATCGCGATTCCGCAGTTTACGAAGTATAAGAAGGGCGCTGCTGAGAAGGCATGTGTTGCTTCCATTAAGACTTGTATTACGGAACTGTCGGCTCGCTATGCTGACAATAGCTCTGATGATGAATTTGACTGCCTTGTTGATGGGGATAATTCCACATTAACGGTGGAGATTACTGGCTCTGGAGAAATTAAGGATATTACTGCGGGTACGAAAATTGATAAGACTAAAACAAACAGTGGGTATACTCTTACTTTTGGATATGCGAATGCAACTGGAATTATTGACTGCGAAGCAAGTAATTAAATTATAATTTTTTGGATACTAAGCCCTTGTCATACTCGATGAGGGCTTAGTTTTGGTGAGAAGTGGGGAAAAGGGGTCAAGTCTCGCTTTGACTTTTGTCAAGCTTCTTTATCAACTTCTCAATTTTCTCGGCAACGATCTGAGAACGAAAATATCTTGGTTGAGGCGCTTGACGAGGTGGCGTTCGGGTAACATAAAGACTTTTATTGGTTTGTGTGCAATGTGTACAAATTATTAAGGAGAGCAAATATGAGTACCGTCACCGCTCGCTTATCAGAGGAAACGGCTCTTAAACTCAGCCAACTAGCCCAAACCATAAACCGAAGTAAATCCTTCATTGTGGCCCAGGCGTTGGATCAATTTCTGGAAGAGCAGGCTTGGCAAGTCGCACAGATTCAAGAAAGCCTTGCCCAGGCCGATGCGGGAAAGTTTGCTTCGTCCCTCGAAGTCCAAGAGGCATTCGGCAAATGGGGGTTGAACGTTGAGTCTGACTAAAGTTCGCTGGACCCGAAATGCCATCAAGAAAAAGGGGTCAAGTCTTCTTTTGACTTTTGTTAATTCAACCTATCCGTTGGTGTCGAGTGTGAGACTCTGCGCAGTCGCTACCGCCCGTTCATATCGAAATATTCCGTCCGAAGCGCTTGACTAGGTTGCGGTCGAGTAAGATAAGATCATTGTTGGTTTGTGTGCAATGTGTACAAATCACTAAGGAGGGCAATTATGAGCACAGTCACCGCTCGCTTGTCAGAGGAAACAGCTCTTAAACTGAGCCAGTTAGCCCAAACAACAAACCGAAGTAAATCCTTCATTGTGGCCCAGGCATTGGAACATTTTCTTGATGAACAGGCTTGGCAAGTCGCACAGATTCAAGAAAGCCTTGCCCAGGCCGATGAGGGAAAGTTTGCTTCCTCCATCGAGGTCCAAGAGGCATTCGGTAAATGGGGGTTGACCGTTGAGTCTGACTAAAGTTCGCTGGGCCCGAAATGCCATCAAAGATTTGGAAAGGATTCGGATCTTCCTGGAAGAAACAGCAGATTCGGAAGTGATGCTTTTCGAGGCTCAAAGAATTTGGGAAAGTTGTCAGCGGTTGAGACAATTTCCGGAAAGCGGACGACCAGGCCGGATAGCATTCACCCGCGAGGTTGTTGTTTCACCGTATGTGATTCCGTATCGTGTCAAAAAAAGCGTCGTTGAAATACTGAATATTTTCCACTCTGCTCAGAAGCGTTAGGGTCTCTGAACCACCACCTCCCGCCAAAAGGCGGTCAAACAGTCCTTTGGCTTTTGTCAATCTCTTTGACGATCTTTTCAATTGTCTCGGCAATCCTCTGATCTTTTTGGATTTTCGTCTTTACCCGCGCGATGGCGCTGGCGACTGTGCTGTACTTTTCGATTTCGAAATATTCCCCGATGTGCTTCAGGCTGTCTCCCCTGAGGGCTCGGGCGAGATAGATTGAGATGTCCCGGGGATTGTTGGTTATCCCACGCGCGGACGCGGCCAAGGCGTCTTCGGTGATTCCATAAGTTCGGCAGACAGTTTCCTTGATCGATTCCATCGTGACCGGCGTGAGTTGCTTTGATTCAGGAATTTCCGTGCTGAGTTTTGAGGCAAAGAAACGGTCTTTGATTTTCTGGACGAATTCTGCAGTGCCGAGGATAGCAGGCAGTTTCTTGAGCGAGAAAATCTTTTCGATCACTTCATCGTCATCTTGGGCCATGAAGCGGCGGTATTCGGTTCGCGCCTTGGCGGGGTCATCGGAAAATTCCGAGAGCAACGGCTTGACGTGCAGCCATTTTGAGGCGTTCCCGCGCTGCAGATAGCCGTGGTGGCTGCTCCATGGATAATCCTCCAAGGTCTTGACCAGTCCGGCCTTCAGTGGGTTGTGGTGAATGTACCGTACCAACCCCTGGAAATATTCATCTTCGCCAACCAGAATGGCCTTGTATCTGCCTTTAAAAAGTTGCCCGTCCAGGCTGTGGCGCCGGTTGAACCACTGCGTGTAGACGCCTCCGAGATGCCGCATGGCGCGAGCCAGATTGCCTTCCGACGTTTGCAGCAGCAAGTGATAGTGGTTGGACATCAGGCAGTAAGCTGCGACGCCCACGCGGAACATCTCCGACGTGCTTTTGAGCAGGTCGATGAACGCCTTGTAATCTTGAGCGTCGCGGAAAATGTTCTCCCGCTGCCGTCCGCGGTTCATGACATGGTGCCATGCGCCATTGAATTCGATTCGGAGTGGTCGTGCCATGAGGGAGACGATATCAGCGCGGGCCTATTTAGTCAAAAGAAGATTTGACCCCTTTTGCTTTGTTGCGGCCATGTATTGTCATGACGTTGTCAGTACGTTATGTGGAGGGAAACTCAGGAGGAATTATGGCAACTACGACTTTGCCTAAAACCGAAAGGATCGATGTGCGGGCCAGTATTCCCGTGAAGCAACTGCTGCAGGAGGCTGCCCAGGCCAGTCATAAGAGCGTGAGTGAATTTCTGTTGGAAGCGGGCGTCAATGCTGCAAGCCAGACTCTTTCCGATCGCCGCCATTTCGTGCTCGATGAGGCCGAGTGGGAAGCCTTCGAGCAGGCTCTCGACAGGCCGGTTCAGACCAAGTCACGGCTGCGCGGCCTCATCGTTAAAGCCGGGGTGCTCGGCTGATGTTTGAACCCGTGCGCAAACTGCAATCCAGCGACGATGTCGACCGCTTTAACTGTGGTCAGCCAGCGCTGAATCAGTTTCTGCAACGGTATGCGCTGCTGAGTCAGAAGGCGGGCAGCGCGCAGACGTACGTGAGCAATGCACAGGGGCGCGTGGCCGGTTTCTATGCCCTTGTCGTTGGGAGCGTGTCGCATGCGAATGCGCCGGGCCGGATTTGTAAAGGGTTGGCCCGGCACCCCGTGCCGGTCATGATTCTGGCCAGGCTCGCGGTGGATGTAGAGTATCAGCGT
This DNA window, taken from Desulfomicrobium sp. ZS1, encodes the following:
- a CDS encoding Bax inhibitor-1/YccA family protein gives rise to the protein MNFQTVSQTRTDVQATNLFLRGVYNWMSLGLGLTAVVAYAVATTPAIAQAIFANPIIFWGLIIAQFGLVLAISGAVHRMSAFTATGLFLLYSALNGATLSSILMVYTAASIFKAFIVCTGMFAAMSVYGATTKKDLTGWGSFLFMGLIGIIIASIVNIFMASSALDFVISGIGVLIFTGLTAYDTQKLKVMGESAPMDDTVAVRRGTILGALTLYLDFINLFLFLLRFFGSSRN
- a CDS encoding prepilin-type N-terminal cleavage/methylation domain-containing protein, which translates into the protein MNRFRKNEKGFTLVELLIVVAIIGILAAIAIPQFTKYKKGAAEKACVASIKTCITELSARYADNSSDDEFDCLVDGDNSTLTVEITGSGEIKDITAGTKIDKTKTNSGYTLTFGYANATGIIDCEASN
- a CDS encoding CopG family ribbon-helix-helix protein — protein: MSTVTARLSEETALKLSQLAQTINRSKSFIVAQALDQFLEEQAWQVAQIQESLAQADAGKFASSLEVQEAFGKWGLNVESD
- a CDS encoding CopG family ribbon-helix-helix protein; translation: MSTVTARLSEETALKLSQLAQTTNRSKSFIVAQALEHFLDEQAWQVAQIQESLAQADEGKFASSIEVQEAFGKWGLTVESD
- a CDS encoding type II toxin-antitoxin system RelE/ParE family toxin, which gives rise to MSLTKVRWARNAIKDLERIRIFLEETADSEVMLFEAQRIWESCQRLRQFPESGRPGRIAFTREVVVSPYVIPYRVKKSVVEILNIFHSAQKR
- a CDS encoding transposase; translation: MARPLRIEFNGAWHHVMNRGRQRENIFRDAQDYKAFIDLLKSTSEMFRVGVAAYCLMSNHYHLLLQTSEGNLARAMRHLGGVYTQWFNRRHSLDGQLFKGRYKAILVGEDEYFQGLVRYIHHNPLKAGLVKTLEDYPWSSHHGYLQRGNASKWLHVKPLLSEFSDDPAKARTEYRRFMAQDDDEVIEKIFSLKKLPAILGTAEFVQKIKDRFFASKLSTEIPESKQLTPVTMESIKETVCRTYGITEDALAASARGITNNPRDISIYLARALRGDSLKHIGEYFEIEKYSTVASAIARVKTKIQKDQRIAETIEKIVKEIDKSQRTV
- a CDS encoding DUF1778 domain-containing protein, whose translation is MATTTLPKTERIDVRASIPVKQLLQEAAQASHKSVSEFLLEAGVNAASQTLSDRRHFVLDEAEWEAFEQALDRPVQTKSRLRGLIVKAGVLG
- a CDS encoding GNAT family N-acetyltransferase yields the protein MFEPVRKLQSSDDVDRFNCGQPALNQFLQRYALLSQKAGSAQTYVSNAQGRVAGFYALVVGSVSHANAPGRICKGLARHPVPVMILARLAVDVEYQRRGLGRALLKDALLRTLQAADIAGIRAILVHAKDEEARAWYASWDFEPSVTDPYHLFLLLKDLKSTLDR